Part of the Paramisgurnus dabryanus chromosome 21, PD_genome_1.1, whole genome shotgun sequence genome, ACATGCTGGTTAATGTTATAAATAATGTTATTTTGGTAACGTAAGAACTAAAACATTAATATGTATTTGTATTCTGCACATGTTTGTAATTTGAAGTTCAATCCAACAAGTATGTTAATAACATGATTTATATTCAAAGTTATTGTCACACAATATATGCAACCCAAGTCATTTTGGTAAATAATAAGTTTCTGATATAAACAGTTTATATTACAGTGAATGCAACTAAGCTTTAAACAAATATACAGTGcatatcaaaacatacaagttcattaaaaaataaagagttaAAGAAGGTACAagtattatttgtatttactATTCTGCAGAGACTTGTACTTTAAAGCCTTTACCTCTAGGGGGCAGCAAGTTCCTTACAAATGCTCCCCCTTGTATGGCTTGTGCATCTTTGTGTTGACTtaattcttaaagggacagtaaaatactgtcatcatttactcactctcatgttgtaacaaacctgtatcaatttaggaagatattttgagaaatgtttgtaaaccttttgtgagccccattcacttccatagtaggataacataatactatgaaagtgaatggggctcaccaacggtttgattacaaacattcctccaAATAGCTTTTCATTCATgctcatcagaacaaagacatttatacaggtgtgtaacaacatgaaagagagtaaatgatgacatcattatcatttttgggtgaactatccctttaatattaaCGTTTCCACATTTCAAAACAATAAACCCCCTCCCCCAGGCCCTGCCTCATGAAACCTGTCGCTTattctgttaaataaaatatatcgcctgacagtgaactttgagctttatcattttacagataatatttatgctattatagcaacattgcacaataactaaagtttgaaaaaggGGATCAGAAAGTACGTTATCTTTAATTTACTGGCATCACCCATCAATATTTGGTTAAGGCCATCCTGAAGACTTCTAAGTGGCGAAAATGCCCCTGTCCCAAGTAAGTGGTTCTCAAACATTTTCCCGTGCACCCCTAGTTTGAGAACCAATGCCTTAACTGATAAAGATCAATATTATGACTATGTTTACATGTATACCAATAATGCGATTATTTCAAACAATCAGAGTAAGGACTTAATCACCGTAAGACTGGAGCTATAACCTCTTCACTCCtgtttacatgcagtttttattttctgattATTCACACATAGCCCAATACAGAGCACAAATGATGACCTCACACAtatactgttttaatttacttacattaAACGACAAACACGTTCTTAAGGACATATTTCACTGCCAGGAATGAGTTATTTAGCCTTCACTGGATGAAGTAGGGATAGGACGAAAACTGGTTTCACGGTTAACCacgataaaatgtcctgacggttagtattattgtttaaaatgtaattatcattacaaccgtgtttgattaccgtgattttgaaaactcgcGGTAAATCCTGTACAGCCAGAATCAGTTTGACACAGGTGCCCACATGCAACATAGTTTTTTGCACAAGAAGGCttttaagggataatgtattggaTTCATTCACtgtaaacttattagacagatttatttcttttttaccacagaaataatttcagggatatgaaatattaaaggggacagagaatgaaaaaccattttgaccttgtctttgttgaataatggtagtctacctgcattcacaaacatacaaaaagtgctaaacatgctaaacatctcagtctcatagaaattcctcttttagaaatgtcagccagaaaacggcccaatctgaaaaactgatgcttatgacatcacaggcatctaactccccctccactttaaaacaattggctacattttttgagttgcagcaaagtcagccaatcagtaatgagattgcaagttaagccagtagtaGGGGgggccaaataggtgcaaaaccacttgtttaaaatcctccACCctatagagctatctgagagaggtttttaggaagcttctaaggcattacagacccaaaaaaaaaaaaattgtctacatgtcacatcacagaacaaggataaataccccgttcaatcattctatgtcacctttaaattgtgattttcaaaaatgaaacttttgaaaaaaaatttttttgaacatttccatctcattttaacaaaaccatgataatattgataaccatGATAActtggtcactataatcatgagATGAAATTTTCAGACCGTCCCATCCCTAGGATGAAGGCAGACTGAGTCATGTTgacaaagttaaaaaaaaaaactttgtgcgCACGCTTCATTTAGTGCggtttaaaggcatttaaaatgtttaaatggcCGCATACTGCGATTAAAAATTGCTTATGCCACCTCTTTTAATACGATTATGTTTGCTGCAATTATGAGCTTAATCCCATTACTTTTATTGAAGTATTGTGTTTACAAGAGGTAAAGCATAATGACAATATAGGCCAAATCCCATAATAATCACATTATGAGGGTGTGTGTAAACGTTGTCAATGTGACACACTTTGAAAAGCCGCAGGCATTGCCGATTTAGCTGTGGGTTTCTCGTGAAAACAGGAAGGGCGAGAGATTACAGTGAAACATGAGAGATTCCCAGGAAAAACAGGAGTGTTGACAGGTATGACTagcatacatttacatttatgcatttagaagaaacttttatccaaagctactTACTGTGCATTATAAAGCAAACCTACACATTTTTaccagtatgtgtgtttcctgagTCTGAACCCGCAACCTTTTGCTCTACCCACGATGCAaggctctaccactgagctataaaGCTATTTATGGCAtatcaaaaatatataagttacaTTGTGCTTATAAATCCGTTTTCATTCTCAAAGGTTTTgtataaacatgtttttaaaaaatgataaaaaaagtattctTTGTTTGGTAGATAAAGGTTGTTGGTTTGGTTAACACATAACACAGTAACCAATGACCTGGATACCTTGAAGTAGCTTTGGATAAAGTTGACTGTCAAATGCATCAAAATGATCATACACAGAAAATGGTCACAGTTTGACTTTTCTCAGAATGGTGGACCATCAGCTGTGTCATTAAAGTATAATCTTTGCATACTTGCACACAGATTACCAAGAGATGTACATTTTGGTCCGCTATGGTGAGGCATTCATTTGTGCAATCAAAAAGATTTTTATGTTGCAGTATTTTTATCGGCTTTATAAGTTCAGTCAATCTTAAATGTCCAGACCTGAAAGTAGTTTATAATGACCCAGTTTGATTGTTCGGCTGTGACTTGGATTCGTACACACGAAACGGATGCGTTCCCAAGTTTTTCAATACCTGACATATCAAACTGTCCTTGTTTCAGAGAACCAAGTGTTTCAAACCCTGAGCATTCCCACGTAGTCTCTTTCTCCACCAGAGTTCTCCCAAGCTCCACTGAAGCAGAGGTCAGCTCATCTTTTCCATCCAGTCCAGTTTGTATCCGCACGCGAGAGATCATCATAGGTTTGTGAAAGGTCACAGTGAAGTAGCTTTCTGGGCCAATAGGGGACATGCCCCAGAAATAGTCCGAATCTTGGTTATACGCCTTGTCGGGCGTGTTGGTCGAGAAATACTCGATGTTCGTACTAATGTGTGCCGGAGGGTTATCGCCGAGCTCTTCGACAAAGTCCTCGTCCTTTAGGCGATTGAACGTGCCTTGAAAAGACGAGTAAGTGCCCACATGCTGAAACAGCGATGGGCGAAACCGAATCGTTTTATCCTGCATCAACAAAGTGCGGAAATGCGTCAGCAGGAAGTCACAGGGCATCTCCTGGTAGAAGTTATACAAAAACCGAGCCAAAGTGGGCAGGTCACTGGATTTGTACAGTTTCCCTATGTAGCCCAGTTTGGAAAATTCCAGGGTGACCCACTTTGAGGACCTCATCGAGCGAACGTGCTCACGTAATTTCGAGAGGAAGTTCTTGGCACAGGCCACGTCGTCTTCCAACATGATATAGTACTGGGAGAGGTTACTGCTGAAATGGATCAAAAAGGCGTAGTCCACGTTCTGCTTCGAACGGAAGGTCACACGGTCAGGAGCATCATTGAAGTTCCTCTTTAGGCCTGTAAGCGGAGGATAGCTCTCTTGGTTGGCATGGATGACCAGCAACCGACCCTGGGACAGCTGATTGAAGAAATTTTCCTTAATCATCTGAACGGTCTGCTGGACCCAGTTCAGGTCAAAGTCCGCAAGGAGGACAACTACAACCATTTCAGCCAGTTCTTCCTCAGAGGATTGAGAGAAGATTGACTGAAGGGTGCTTTGTAGATAATTGTCCTTTTTCCTCCTCACAGATGCAAGCCCCAGAGTTAGATACTCTGCAAATGATAAAAACCACAGGACATTACAGGAAGTGGGTTGAGATGTgtttttttgtatatatttcacaccTACACCATTCAAAAGAGGCTTCTTTACAGCGATGCcgtagaagaaccatttttggttcctcaaaggttCCTAGAAGCATTCTTTATGtcatatattttataatgtaAGGAACCTCTTTTTACTACAAATAACCTTTTGTAAAACAGAGCCGTTGTTGAAGGATCTTTAAAACCATTaagccaaaaatgttttttctgtggcattgtaaagcacttttatttggattgtttcaacccatagttgggtaaaatatggacacaCTTAACCAttggtttaaattaatgttttccaatcctggtcctcaatTACCCTGTCCTAGAAAGTTTAATAAGTCTCCTTTTttaaggaacagtatgtagaattgtggccaaaactggtactgaaATCACACAACTGTTGGCCAATACACAACGCTTACTTAACTTTTCCATCGTTGAGCATCACGTCTCAAATTCACGCGTGCAGTTGTTGTTTaaaggcttgttcgacttcatgcggcaatgcaagaaccgacagccggatgacgagAATGATCCGAAGTTTAATTTAGTCTCGCTCTTGCGGCACTTTGACTTCATCCGTCTGTCGGTTCTAACGGCGCCGcacgaagtcgaacaagcctaacgtgtgtgacgtcgttgctgtaaagcaagtcgtgattctcgcgagatttgCCGGGACGCTCCTCTCAAGCTTGCATTGATGGGTTTTCTAGCGGAGTCCTCCCCGAGCTTCAACAGGAGGATAATTCGCCCTACTATGACTGTCATATTAAGGTAAAATAACTGCATAGTGTGTCTCTaatttcagggccattttatgattaattggtataaatttcttacatactgttcctttaacacacctgattcaactcatcagcttgttagggagacatgttaaCCATTCTGGAAGGAAGCTgatgagttgaatcaggtgtgtttgataaagagacatctaaaactttctggaagggggtacttgaggaccaggattgggaaacactggttTAAATGAACCAAGAAAATGTCcattgacccaaccatgggttgaaacaacccagaatgatttagaaaatatttaaaaagaaattataTCACTAAATAACCAGTAAACATTTGGGTGTTGTCTATATCTGCAGTATTGtaccaaaacatttgtaaatgtaaattcacTGATGATTATAAATGAACTCACTCTTGGGCTGCTGAAGGTTTCCTGCCAGAACTTTAATGGAGGTGTTGAAACGCAGGTAATAGCCCTCAATCTTTTCAGGCCAAGTCTCTTTATCCCAGATCCAGGTCACTGACTGGGTCTAAATCAATCAATAAAACAATACTATTGCTCTGAAGTTCCAACAAGCTGACTGATATACAAAATGCTATTCACAGAATGGATTTCTAAATGTCTTTGCACTTAAAATATAACAAACCAAGAGGGaagtgatgtttttttttattgtgggTTAATTTCATCAGCTAGCTGTTGGTGCTCAGTGTATATAGAGTACTTTGAAAAAGTCTTAGCCCACCACctccagacttgttgttttagaagttttaatgtccatccatatttattttttcaatctattttaacagaaaatacaggaaatatgtacaaaataaattaaaattttaacttttcaggactaaatgtcttctttaggcattgtcagtatttagtgtgacatctcttggcacgaaacacatcttaagCGTTTTTaggcagaatgaagtaaaaattatttaatttaatttaggtttAAGTCAAGAGATACTGCAGTTTCATGCtattcactctaaaaatggctgggttattttttaactcaaaatgctgggttgagtctgttgggttgttttgctgggttatttttttacattttaaacactttttgggTAGTTTCAGTTTTCTAGGTGTTGGGTtaaaactgctgggttattatgtTGGGTTGTTTGAAGAGGCTCATGTGCTTCGCGCCCTTGATGTTTGAATGTGCTCAGCAACAGTCGTCGTGAAAGGACAGGGTCACTGGAAGCAGTTGTTTCAAGgtaagtttatatgtttttGTGAATATTTCATGAATATAAACAAGATTATAACATTTTGCGAGACAGCAACGTGTTAATTTATACAGACTAAGACGACGGGTGTAATTTGGAGGAATGACGACTGTTACCTCAGATCGCCATTTACACAAATTGACTTGAATAATC contains:
- the LOC135775860 gene encoding alpha-1,3-mannosyl-glycoprotein 4-beta-N-acetylglucosaminyltransferase C gives rise to the protein MRCHLKTSIRLAAGLFICASIYFYIRTQSGNLKTQSVTWIWDKETWPEKIEGYYLRFNTSIKVLAGNLQQPKKYLTLGLASVRRKKDNYLQSTLQSIFSQSSEEELAEMVVVVLLADFDLNWVQQTVQMIKENFFNQLSQGRLLVIHANQESYPPLTGLKRNFNDAPDRVTFRSKQNVDYAFLIHFSSNLSQYYIMLEDDVACAKNFLSKLREHVRSMRSSKWVTLEFSKLGYIGKLYKSSDLPTLARFLYNFYQEMPCDFLLTHFRTLLMQDKTIRFRPSLFQHVGTYSSFQGTFNRLKDEDFVEELGDNPPAHISTNIEYFSTNTPDKAYNQDSDYFWGMSPIGPESYFTVTFHKPMMISRVRIQTGLDGKDELTSASVELGRTLVEKETTWECSGFETLGSLKQGQFDMSGIEKLGNASVSCVRIQVTAEQSNWVIINYFQVWTFKID